In Nocardia sp. NBC_00403, the DNA window CGTCCGCGACCGTCGCCAAGTGCACCAGGGGATCCGCGCCCTTGTCCGGTCGGATGAAGAAGGGCCGCGACAGCGGAGAACGGATCAGCGCGCCGAGGCCGAGCGGCGCGTTGTCGTACACGTGGGTCGCCACGGCACCGGGATGGAAAGCCGCGGTGACCAGGCCGGTGCCCTCGGTGCGGCGAGCGAGTTCCCTGGTGAACAGGATGTTCGCGAGCTTCGACGCGGCGTAGGCACTCATCTGGTTGAACGAGCCGGTCGCCGCGTTGACGGTGTCGAGGTTCAGCTTCGCCATCCGGTAGGTCATGCTCGAAGTGTTGATCACCCGGGCCCGCGATTGCCCGAGGCGCTCGCGCAGCAGAGCGGTCAGCAGGAACGGTGACAGATGGTTGACCTGGAAGGTCAGCTCGTTGCCGTCGTCGGTGACGGTCCGCTTCGCCCAGGCACCGCCGGCATTGTTGGCGAGTACATCGATGCGTTCGTAGCGGTCGAGCAGTTGCTCGGCGAGCTTGCGCACCTCGTCGAACCTGGCGAAGTCGGCGAGGAACGCTTCCGCGCCGACCCGCTGCGCCACTTCGGCGGTTCGCTCGGGTGAGCGACCGACGACCGCGACGGTGGCGCCGCGCGCCACCAGCTTCGCGGCCGCCTCGGCGCCGATGCCGGAGCTCGCGCCCGTCACCACCACGGTCTTACCTGCTAGATCCTGTTCCTGCCCTGCCATCGCTGCCCTCCGAGCGTCGGGTGCGGCGCCCGGACGAGCGTCCGGCTGCCGTCTAACCGACCTGATCGTCTTCGGATCGGGCGGATTCGGCAAGACCCGACGCGCCGGAGTAGTGCGCGGCGATCTCATCGCTGGTGGTCAGCCACACCCCGGGGTGGTTCACCACGTACTCGAGCGCCTGGTCCAGGTACTTGCTGCGAAACGCCTGGCCGATGACGAACGGATGCAACGCCAACGCCATCACCCGACCACTGGTTGCCGAGTCGGCGTAGAGCTGGTCGAGCTGATCGGTGACGATCTGCACGAATTCGGGCCCCGTCGTGCTCTTGCTGACGAACAGATTGATGTCATTGAGTTCCACCGAATACGGCACGTTCAACAAGCCGGGCACCTTGGTCTGATACGGCTGATCGTCATTGGTCCAGTCCAGCGCGTAGCTCAGCCCGAGTTCGGTGAGCAGCTCCGGAGTGCGGAAGGTCTGGGTCAGCGCGGGCCCCATCCAGCCCTGCGGCCTACGGCCCGTTGCCTTTTCGATGGTCTGTACAACCTCGGTCAGGTATGCACGCTCCTCGTCGACCGACATGTCGGCCTGGAAGATCGAATTATTCTTGCCGTGTGCGAGCCATGCCCAATCCCTGGCCAGCCCCGCCGCGATGATCTGCGGATTATGTTCGGCGACATCAGAATTGAGTAGCACACTGGCGCGGATTCCGTGGCGATCGAGGGTCTCGAGCATCCGCCAGAACCCGACACGCGGCCCATAGTCGCGCCATCCGTAGTTCAGCGGATCGGGTGCCAGCCCGGCCGTCCCGGCGAAGATACTGGTCGAAGGCCGATCGACTTGGTAGTGCTCGACATTCAGGCCGACATAGAAAGCGACACGCGCATCGCCCGGCCAGTGCATCGGCGCACGGTCGACGATCGGGCTGTAGTCGAAGAGTTCGTTGTCCATGCGTCCATGCTCGAACTTCACACCAATGTGAGATTCAACCCGAAATCCAGTGAGCTGGCCCACACGATGCGGCGGCAGCCCCGGATAAGCGCGAAAACCGCAATGGACGGGTGTGTATCGTGCGGCGAGCGCACCAGCCGACCTCGTAAGTACTTGGGTAACTTGCCGGGTACGCCCAGAACTCAGCCTGTCGTTAACCGCCGGCCCGCAACGGTAGGTTAAGCGCACCCCACGACCGGCAAAAGACGCGGAGAGGCGGACGAGCGGAGCATGCGAGTCGACGGGCGGGATATCCCGGTCACGGGCAGCTTGCTGCAACCACTGACCCAACGAACCAGTGACATCATCCGTGTCGTACTCGCGACACTGTGGGTCGGTGTTGTCGTCGCCGCCTCGGTGATCACCCGGCCGGAATGGCTGGCTCTGGAACGTTCGGTGTCGAACATCGTCGGATTCCTCAACCCCGACCAGTCGAATCTGGTGTACCTGGTCTATGGCATGGCCATCCTGGCGCTGCCGTTCGCGATCCTCATCGAGTTGATCATCAGCAGGCAGTGGAAGCTGTTGGCCGGCTATGCCGCAGCGGGTCTCGTTGCCGGACTGCTGCTATCGATCACCGGCACGGGCCTTTCGGCGCCGAGATGGCACCTACAGGTGTCCGACCGGCTCGATACCTTCCTCTCCCAGTTCCTGGACGACCCGCGCTGGATCGCCATGCTGGCAGCGGTACTGACCGTATCCAGTCCCTGGCTGCCGACCCGGCCGCGGCGCTGGTTGTGGTTGCTGCTGTTGGCCTTCGCGCCGATCCATCTTGTGGTCAGCACCGTCGTGCCCGCACGGGCGATGTTCGGGCTTGCGGTCGGCTGGCTGGTCGGCGCGGTGATCGTGCTTGTCGTCGGTACCCCCGCGCTGGAAGTTCCGCTCGAGGCCGCGGCACGGGTGCTGGCCAAGCGTGGGCACACGGTCACCGCATTCACCGTGGTGCACCCGGCCGGGCAGGGTCCGCTGGTGCTCGCCGCCGCAGTCGAGGGCCCAGAGCGCGAACTGATCGTCGAGATGTATGGCAAAAACCAGCGCAGCTTCGGGGCGTTGCGCCAGCTATGGCGCTGGCTCACCTTCCGCACCAGCGAAACCGCGGCATTACACGGATCCATGCACCGGGCTGTCGAGCATCGCGCACTGATGGCGATCGCGGCGGGAGACCTCGAATTGTCCTCGGTCACACCGGTGGCTGTGACCGCACTCGACCGCGGCTGGATGTTGTACTCGCATACCGTTCCTCGCGGCACACCGATTGCCGAACTCTCCGGCGATGTGCTCGCGTCGGTGTGGAATTCGCTCGACACGCTGCACCGCGGGCAGATCTCGCACGGCGACCTGCGGCCCGCCGAGATCCGCATCGACAACGACAGCGCCCTGTTCAGCGGATTCGCCAACGCCGAATTCGGCGCCTCCGAGAAACAGCGGCAATCCGATGTCGCGCAACTGCTGGTATCGACGACCGCGATCTTCGGCAGGGAACCCGCGGTGCGGGCCGCCATCGATACCCTCGGCGAACAAGAGGTTGTGACCGCCGCCAGCCGATTGACCAGGTCCGCCATGCCATCCGGGATCAAGAAGTCGGTACCGGACTGGAAGGAGGCCATGTCCTCGGCGCGCGACGAGGTGCGCAAGC includes these proteins:
- a CDS encoding lysylphosphatidylglycerol synthase transmembrane domain-containing protein, encoding MRVDGRDIPVTGSLLQPLTQRTSDIIRVVLATLWVGVVVAASVITRPEWLALERSVSNIVGFLNPDQSNLVYLVYGMAILALPFAILIELIISRQWKLLAGYAAAGLVAGLLLSITGTGLSAPRWHLQVSDRLDTFLSQFLDDPRWIAMLAAVLTVSSPWLPTRPRRWLWLLLLAFAPIHLVVSTVVPARAMFGLAVGWLVGAVIVLVVGTPALEVPLEAAARVLAKRGHTVTAFTVVHPAGQGPLVLAAAVEGPERELIVEMYGKNQRSFGALRQLWRWLTFRTSETAALHGSMHRAVEHRALMAIAAGDLELSSVTPVAVTALDRGWMLYSHTVPRGTPIAELSGDVLASVWNSLDTLHRGQISHGDLRPAEIRIDNDSALFSGFANAEFGASEKQRQSDVAQLLVSTTAIFGREPAVRAAIDTLGEQEVVTAASRLTRSAMPSGIKKSVPDWKEAMSSARDEVRKQTGHDKIEAEQITRFSRNQIIQLALLIALVYVAYPFISAVPTFFTQLTTANWWWALLGLATSTLTYLGAAGALWACASRLVSYRNLVIMQIANTFAATTTPARVGGLALSVRFLQKGGLGAVRATAAVALQQAVQVITHISLLTIFSIAAGTSANLSHFVPSATVLYLIAGVAIGIAGTFMFVPKLRHWLNTSARPQVLEVLGELAALARDPKRFSVIILGSAAITLGQAGALWASVEAFGGGASFVAVTIVTMIGGTLASAAPTPGGVGAVEAALIVGLQAFGLPASIAVPSVLLYRVLTCWLPVFCGWPTMRWLAAKDMI
- a CDS encoding polysaccharide deacetylase family protein; the protein is MDNELFDYSPIVDRAPMHWPGDARVAFYVGLNVEHYQVDRPSTSIFAGTAGLAPDPLNYGWRDYGPRVGFWRMLETLDRHGIRASVLLNSDVAEHNPQIIAAGLARDWAWLAHGKNNSIFQADMSVDEERAYLTEVVQTIEKATGRRPQGWMGPALTQTFRTPELLTELGLSYALDWTNDDQPYQTKVPGLLNVPYSVELNDINLFVSKSTTGPEFVQIVTDQLDQLYADSATSGRVMALALHPFVIGQAFRSKYLDQALEYVVNHPGVWLTTSDEIAAHYSGASGLAESARSEDDQVG
- a CDS encoding SDR family NAD(P)-dependent oxidoreductase — encoded protein: MAGQEQDLAGKTVVVTGASSGIGAEAAAKLVARGATVAVVGRSPERTAEVAQRVGAEAFLADFARFDEVRKLAEQLLDRYERIDVLANNAGGAWAKRTVTDDGNELTFQVNHLSPFLLTALLRERLGQSRARVINTSSMTYRMAKLNLDTVNAATGSFNQMSAYAASKLANILFTRELARRTEGTGLVTAAFHPGAVATHVYDNAPLGLGALIRSPLSRPFFIRPDKGADPLVHLATVADGESINGKYFHRFKEEAPSNKQAVDLDFAQRLWTMSEQITGLASNSTE